TCCTAGGATTAAATGTGCGTTTTGGAGTCCGCAATGATGTCAAGATGTTGCCCACGTTCCTCAGATGCTTTCCCAATGTTGAGACACTGCATTTTGTGGTACTAATACATATTGTTTTGACATGTTAATCATAGTGCTTCTGCCACTGCACCACCCCTCACCAGTTGAGATACTCACTGTCACTGATTTGTGCAATTTGCAGTCACAGAAAACTGAAGTAGTCCATGGCAAGGTCAACCTCAAGTTCTGGCAGGAGGCTGCTCCCATTGAAAGCATCCAGTCCTGCATCAAGATGATGACTTTCCGTGAATTCCGAATGGAGCGAAGCGAGGTTGCCTTCCTCAAGTTCTTCTTCCAGAGTGCCCAGGTTCTGAAGAACGCAGTAATTGTGGGGTCCAATGGAAGTTTCACATCCATACATGAGGTGATTTCCAAATTGAAGACTCTGATTCCTGAAAATGGCCCTACTAAATCCTGCCATGTGCTGGTCTATGAGAGCTCAGATCCTGATGGGGGTGCAGTCTGGAGTTTGcagaaaggatttgatttttcTGTTAGTGATCCTCTCTATTACCGCTGAATTCGAAGATATCTACAAAGAAGGCAATGCAATGTTCTAGATTATTGGCATGCATATTAAGAAGCTTATGTTGGTCCTATTGTCATCTTTCGGTTTAATTGCTGAAGTTAATAGTACTAGATTTCTTGCATATGAGTACTGTTTTTGCCAGGTAGTTGCCTATGGATCATTGTATCAGCATCTTATGTCACTGCTTTTATTTGGCTACCCGTGATCTGAAGTTGGTGTTTATTTTCGTGAAATATCTATCTTTATGTCTGGTGAATAATGGAGATATGGTCTGAACTACTATTTGGCTCGCTATCTCTGAAATTCTCCTCACCAGGTTGAATATTTGTTACTTGCAGATTGTGCATCCTGGACGATCATGCACACATTTAGCAAGTCAGTGATCATTACAGCTATATGAAATGGGTGAACTATTAATGTACATAATGAGATTGGCATCTTGGACTAATCGTGAGTTGCATATACCAAGCCTTATCACCTCAATCTGGTCTTTATATGCATGTTTGAAAGAACTAACATGGACTGGTGATGGTTGGCACCAATTACTGTCCATTACCACAGTGATGCAAGTGTCATGTGGAGGTCTTAGCCTACTTGGAAGGTATAAATTGAAGATGGTTGTTTGAAGCTATATGTCTGTTGGTCAAATTCTGCACCAGTCAGATGTGCAGACATTTGGTTGATAGAATTATCTTcaatggacttcatgtaaattGCATATCTTAGATGCCGCCACTGTGAACATAGAGGTTCACATTCTCTAAATAAACTAATGTATATGGCCAGTTGCTCTCAGCGCAGCCCCGTCGTCTAATCACATCTTAATGCTGTTTAGTAGACAGGTTCCGATCCTCATCAGTTAACTAAACTATAGTAAAGAATGTCGCTTTCAGCTCGCCCCGGAAGCTAATCCGCATGTCCTAGTTTACCAACCTTTCTCCATTCGATGCTGGCAACTACGGCACGCAGAAATCCATATCATTATTTGAACAATATGTTAGCTTAATTTACTAGGACTGTTTAGCAAGGTTCACAACTCGGTTACCTATAAATACACCATGTCACTCCCATCACTGCGTACCATTCTAACACAAACAAGCATAATCCTTCCTACCGTATGCTTGACACCATGGCTACTCGTCGCTCGTCGGCTTtcctcttcgccgccgccgtcctcgcctgCGCCTGCGCGCTCGGTGCTATGGCGGCGCGCGACCTCGCTGATCACCAGGCCATGGTGGCCAAGCACGAGCAGTGGATGGCCAAGTACGGCCGCGTCTACACGGACGCCGCCGAGAAGGCGCGGCGGCTCGAGGTGTTCAAGGCCAACGTCGCCCTCATCGAGTCCGTCAACGCCGGGAACCACAAGTTCTGGCTCGAGGCCAACCAGTTCGCCGACCTCACCGACGACGAGTTCAGGGCCACCCGGACCGGTTACAAGCCGGCCAGCGGCAAGGGCCGGAGGACGACGACGGGGTTCAGGTACGCCAACGTCAGCCTCGATGACATCCCGGATTCCGTGGACTGGAGGGCCAAGGGCGCCGTCACGCCCATCAAGGACCAAGGCGAATGCGGTAACTAACTCAAATGACCGATCAATACACTAGATACTATATAGTATATTTGATCGCTTTGAGGATTTGTTAACAATTTACATATATATAAATTGCCATGCGGTTCACAGGGTGCTGCTGGGCGTTCTCGACGGTGGCGTCCATGGAGGGCATCGTGAAGCTGAGCACGGGGAAGCTGATCTCCCTGTCGGAGCAGGAGCTCGTGGACTGCGACGTCAACGGCATGGACCAGGGCTGCAATGGCGGGGAGATGGACGACGCCTTCCAGTTCATCATCGACAACGGCGGCCTGACCACCGAGAGCAACTACCCGTACACCGCCTCCGACGGCACCTGCGACTCCAGCAAGGCGTCCAACGACGCCGCGTCCATCAAGGGGTACGAGGACGTGCCGGCCAACGACGAGGCATCCCTGCGCAAGGCGGTGGCCAACCAGCCGGTGTCGGTCGCCGTCGACGGAGGGGACTCCCACTTCCGGTTCTACAAGGGCGGCGTCCTCTCCGGCACGTGCGGCACCGAGCTCGACCACGGGATCGCCGCCGTCGGGTACGGCGTGGCGAGCGACGGGACCAAGTACTGGATCATGAAGAACTCGTGGGGCACGTCGTGGGGTGAGGGCGGCTACATCCGGATGGAGAGGGACATCGCCGACGAGGGGGGCTTGTGCGGCCTCGCCATGCAGCCTTCCTACCCGACAGCATAGGTGTCTGAAGCACCGAAAACTGCTAGTAGAAATTGTCGTCCATGTGCTTATTTCCATCTGTAACAAGCAGGTTTGTACGATTGTGGGAGATGAAGTTCATATAATAAGGCTGTAAAGATTGACCCTGCTGTGAGATGAAGCTCCACCCTGCACCCTGTAAATCATCACCTCGTCTTTTTATACGACAGTAATTCTAGCATGTTCTGCCGAAAAGGCTTCTCCACATGCCCATGCGGCCACAAGGGCTATCGTGACCGTTGATCGCGGATGTGGACCCAGACCTCATGGCCACCTCCGATTGTGTTCCATGACCTGGTTATGTCCTTCTCAAAGGGCAGTTTGGCAAAGGAGAATTTTAGGCCTGCCGCACGCCTCTCTTCCACGCACGACGCCAGCCGCCAGCCTCTTGCATCTGCATCTCCCCATCTTCCCAAAGTGGGGGCCGGTACGAGCGGCGGAGTGGTGCAGCGGCAAGGCGAGGCCGCCGGCGGCAGGGCAGAGGGGATTAAGGTTATGGATTTAGGTTTTCTGGATTCGAGGATCCAATCACCAACGGGATTAGAGggatggtcgccggcggcggcggtggcaggttGTGGACGGCGAGGCTGGGCGGCGAAGGCGTCGCCGGCCAGGTGGCGGACGATAGCCGGTGGGTGGGATCGGCGGTGGGGGTgagtggccggcggtgggggtgAGCGGCCAGCGAGGCGGCGCTGTAGCTGCCAGTCGCAGAGGCCACCGGGGCATCTGGGCGAAGAAGAAGCAGCGATAAAGAAGAAGCTAAGAAAGAAGATGGGCTCTTCGATCTCAATTCGCCCTTCTAGTCTGTAGTAGCATAGGACACAACCAGCTTTTTTGAATCATCCTCATGTACGAAGCACTCTCACGAATCTCCACGCTGGCCAAGCAGGGTGGGCACAAAACCCGAAACCCGAAGCTGAAGCCGAACCCGACCCCGAACCCAAAATACCTGAAATCCGAAAAACCCAAAGCTACTTCGGGTAGCAAGTCTAGAAACTGGAGATTATTACGAGTAATTTAGGTTTTGAATTCTGGTACTCGAAATATCCAAAAATCCAAAATTATATAAGGCCTCCCTAAGTCCCAAAGTCCTAAGTCCTCGACGGCGAGTGCGTGCTCCATGTTCGGCAGCTACGCTTGAATCCAGGAAGTTCCGCGGCAGCCAAAGCCATCGCCTAGTCCGTCCACAATAAAGCGCTCGATCCGAGCGTGGTCGATGCAGATCCATGGTATTTTCTCAGGTATTTCGAGAATGCCTGAACCCGAGCTTGAAATGTCGGGTATTATTTTTTAAGGAAATTTTGGGTTTGAATTTCAAGAATCCGAATTTCTAAAAACCCGAAAAACCCGACCCGAAATTTTCAGATTATCCCAATGCTCACCCATACCAAGCAGTGCCTGAACGGTGCAGATAGGTCTTGTGTCCGCATGGGCATGTGGAAAATCCATGTTCATGTTCTGCGAATAATCTTAATCTGAAGAATGAATTCGCTACAACAAAAGGATCATACTTGTAGTTCAAAATCAGCCATATGATAATCGAGACGCACCATGCATTTAAGAATCGAGACGCTAGCTGCGAGGAGACAGTGTGCTATACAAGGAGCTATGGGCCGTGTGTTAACATAAAGAGTTGGTTGTGCCTAATGCATCAGGACACAAGAAGTATTTGGGACAACGGAGGAACCTGGGAAATAAATTTATACTAGACACTAATTTTCCTTTAGGCCTAGTTGGACCGAGGAGGAAAATGGTTTGAAAACATCATGGATGTTCTATAAAAAAAAGTTATGTGAAATTTATTAATTCGAATATCTTAAATAAATTGATCTTACACGGCTCTTCTAAAATTAGTCGTATGTTTTCTAGAacaaacttttgtaatatacATCATTAAAGGTATACTTTAATCTTTCTAATTAAGTTGACTTTGGTGATAAGATAAAATTATTTGATAATACACTCTTCTCCCAATATTTGTTGTCTTCCTATCCGGTGGTTGCAATTAAAAGTTTTTGTTCATACAGACGTTTGCTTTTCACTTCAGCCTGCTTTTAAATCATGGTCATCAATGACAgaattttttatatatattaaTATCCAAGCTATCAATTCCATTTTATAGACGAGTCCACACAACATTCTATGATTATTTACCTGATTATGGGTCACTCTCAGCAGATACCATACGTTTGTTCAGGCAAGAACAAGAATATATATAACGAGAGTAATTAACTTGACCTGCACGCTGCAGTCATTTGTAGTAGCAGTATTTTAAAAAGGGCCATACCTTCACCGAAGTACGCGTTACGCCTTTAGGAGGGCTATATAAAGACATACCACCCTCCTCCATTCCACAATCCATAGCAAGCTAGAGTAGGAAAGCAACAGGAACCAGTAGTAAACTCACCAGAACTGATCATGGCCATCTCCAAGACGGCTTTCCTCCTTGCCATCCTTGGCTGCACCTTCTTGTGTAGTTCTGTCCTAGCGGCCCGTGAGCTGAGCGATGCAGCCATGGTGGAGAGGCACGAGAGGTGGGTGGCAGAGTATGGCCGTGTCTACAAGGACTCAGCTGAGAAGGCACAACGGTTTGAGGTGTTCAAGGATAATGTTGCGTTCATTGAGTCGTTCAATGCTGGGAACACCAAGTTCTGGCTTGCTGTCAACCAGTTCGCTGACCTCACCAATGATGAGTTCAAAGTGACCAAAGTGAACAAAGGTTTGAAACCAATTTCGACAAGGGTTCCAAATGGATTCAAGTATGAGAACATGAGCGTCAATGAGCTTCCAACAGCCGTGGACTGGAGGACCAAGGGAGCCGTCACACCTATCAAGAACCAAGGCCAATGTGGTATGTACATCATTTATGATTGATCATGGTAAATTCTTATTTTCGTGCAGTGATATGAATTGGTGAGTTAGCTAGTGATGATGACATCTACAATGGCACGATTAACTGTAGGTTGCTGCTGGGCATTCTCGGCTGTAGCTGCCATGGAGGGCATTGTCAAGCTGAGCACTGGCAACCTCATCTCACTCTCCGAGCAAGAACTGGTAGATTGTGACACCCACAGCATGGATGAGGGCTGCGAGGGCGGCTGGATGGACAGTGCCTTTGAATTTGTCATTAAGAACGGAGGCCTCTCCACAGAGTCTAGCTATCCATACAAGGCCGTGGATGGCAAGTGCAAGGGTGGATCCAAGAGCGCTGCAACCATCAAAGGTCACGAGGACGTGCCAGTCAACAACGAGGCTGCACTCATGAAGGCAGTGGCCAATCAACCCGTGTCCGTTGCCGTCGATGCAGGTGACAGAACGTTTCAGTTTTATTCCGGTGGTGTGATGACTGGCTCCTGCGGCACTGAACTTGACCACGGCATCGCTGCAATTGGGTATGGCGTGGAAACTGACGGCACAAAGTATTGGCTTTTGAAGAACTCATGGGGCACCACATGGGGAGAGAAGGGATTCCTAAGAATGGAGAAGGACATTTCTGACAAACGGGGCATGTGTGGCCTTGCCATGAAGCCTTCCTACCCCACGGAGTAGAAAATGAAGCGATTATTAGTGCTCCAAACATCTATGCATATTGAATAACTACGTGCCTTCTGTACTCATACAGTTTGTTCTTTATGTATCTTGTCCTACAGATATACGTGTAATTTTTACTATGATTGTGAACTCTGTAAATATACCGATATTTGAATAGTACACTGTTAATCTTGTCGAAGTATTTCATGCTCATACAGTCCAGATAGCTACATGTCCTATCTTAAATAACCACATAACGTTGTGAGCGAAGTATCTGCATCATTTTATATATGTAGACTCGAGAGATGAAACTTTTTTCAATCAATTGCACCATTATTAACTATACTAATTATAGAATAGTCTCGAACTTTTTTTGTTTTCGTGTAGAGATTTAGTTTCTTATTTTAATTACATCGAGGGACTCAAAATTGACGTTGCATGGGTTTTGAACATTTGATGTATAGGATTTTAAATTTGTTATTTTCATTTCTTATATTCACTAGTTgactttttttataaaaaaataacaCAAGAAGAAGAGCTAATTGACTTAACCAACGTTCAAATTGATAGTGGTAGCATCGAAAGAAAATAGCCATTGACAAAAAGGAAGAACATAGAAAATCATATTGATTTCAATTattatttattatttttttGGCATAGAAGATTCTTATGCTTCTTTCTCCACAGAGTTGCAATAATGCAAGCAGAGCTCCTTTTCTGTGAAAGGTTTCCAAATTGCAGAAGAGAAATCGTTTCTTGACAAACATAGAGCAAAATTACTTTTCCACACTACTGTCAGATTTGAGTATTCAAAGCTCTCCTATATGTTTTATTCACAGAGAACATCATTAGACATGTACTTTGATAAATGGTGCAGATATATATAGCCCATGGTGAGTCTCATTTTAGAAATTCTAAATCAAGGGTGCATGGCATCCTATAGTTCCAAACTACTGGTTTGGGTTGGTGCAAGGCAATATAAATAtaagagctctctcacttcccTGAATGAGTGAATGAAGGAGAGAACGAATGGACTTGGTCTACACAACACATGCACGTGTGCGCGTATCCGCGTTTCTTGTCGTATAACTGACCGTGTGACGCTACGACTTGTTACCGGTCCGATAGGTTTGCGCAGAGGCCCCGCGAGGTGCGCCCTTGCGCGCTGCACGTTTGGTGCTTGGTATTCGGCGCGACATGGTTTTGCGTCAATGGGCAAAATGCAGCAAAAATTGATGGAGAACGCGAAGGAGGCTATGCAGGAAGGAGGGATCTCAGATAAGAGCGTTGCAGAGTTTGCGGCAAGTATTTGTCAGTCTAAAGGCGCAGTTATGCAGGCTTTGTTACCGGCTGGTGCAGATCAACTCTTTCTGCCCTGCTTTGTTCAGGAAGAAATATATTCATTTTAAATGATAGCATAGTCTGCCTTTCTTTTAGAACATGTGGTAAATAAATATAATTCATCACTGGACAATATGGGGCCACATATCAGTATCAGGATAGTTATGGGCACTATTGTCCTTGGTTAAACTTGAAATTACTTGGTTTCATGCCTGATTGCAAAAGAAGTATAATCCAAAGTTCACTGTAAAGCCTGATACACTTATTACCTTATTACCTTGTTAGATCCTATCAGGTGATGTACTCAGCGTCCCTTTTCAATACTAATGTGCAAAGGTATGCCTTTTATTTGGGATAATGTTTATGCCCTGTTCTGCAGCTCCACACAACCTTCTTCCACTAATCCCTCCCTAGCATACTATCTTGATGAAGGACTGGCTGCGGTTAAACCATCTCGTATGACGAAGTAAAGACGATGATGATGTGCACATCATAATTCTAGGATGACATATATGCTTGTATAGCAATGTTCAATGGTCAGGAAGGATATTTCCTTAATTACCCTTGGCTAACTGGAACACCCCGAAGCACCTTGGACTGCCTTGCTAACAAAAGGTTTAAAGAACTCGATTGGATAACGTGCTGCTTCTGCTTGCATACTAATATTAGATGGGAGCGTATCCAGTGCAACCCGATTGGGGGTGCAATCGGTGCAACCTTTGAACGGTAGCCCTTCGATTAAAATTGAACGGACCAACTCAATCCCGCAAACAATTTTGCAATTAACCCCCCGCACCCTGGCAATTGCTCCCAACGCGGCCCTTCCTTCCCGAGCGAAGCGAACCAGTACTCTCGATTGGAGGCAGAAGGAGAGCGACGCGGTGGAGAAAGAAAGCGGCGGCCGCCCCCAAATCGCGCGCGCTCTCCGGTGGCCGTGTGCGCCGCAAGTCTCCGAGGGCCGCGCCGCAGGTCTCCGACTATGGTCCTCTCCGGCGGTGGTCCTCTACTGGCTGGCGGCGCCCCAAGTCGGCTAACCCTAACTCGATACGGTGGGCCGCGCCGCAGGTCTCTGGCGGTCCTGCCCCGTCGTGGATGTCCTGGTGGCCCGTCGTGGTGGCTGCGGTGCCCTGTCCTGGTGCCTGCCCGTTGAGGTGGCTGCGGTGCCCCGTCCTGGTGCCTGACTTGATTGTAAATGAGTGTTTGTGTGCAGTGTTCGTGTTTAGACATGAAAATGGCAGTGTCCATGTGTGTTTGAAATTTGTGTTATGAAATTTGTCTAGTTTCCAAGTCTGTACAAGTCTGTATGAAATCAGTGCTATGAAATTTGTATGAAATCAGTGCTCCAGGAAACAATACACTGGACAGGATGAATTATATCCCTTCTCACCGGACCAAGAGCAGAAGCCTCACAAACTAATATTGCAAAGAACACTCCTACAAGGAACACATACTACAAGGAAAACTGCAAGATTGCAAAGAACAATATGATCTGCGGCTTCCAGAACACTCCAACATATATAATGGAATCTTGGTGAGCAGGTGGCATCGAACTGAATAATTGATGTTTGATAAAGAGTCAGCACATACACATAAGTGAAACCAATCTTTGATCATACCATTGTTAGCACAAAATAAAGCACAGAATACACCATTGTTAGTACTAAATACATCAGTTTCATAATGAAGCATTGCTTATCACTTTGTTTGGGCAAGTACGTGCATCATGATGGCCTAGTTGCTTGCAGTTTCCACACGTGCGTTTATTATTTCCTTGCTTCATCTCCTTGCTTTTCTTGATCCTCTTGCATCTCCCCTTGGACTTGACATCGTTGGGAAGGTGTATATTGACTTCATTTGGAATCTTTGTACCAATGAAAGCTTCGAATTCATCTTGCTTGGAAGTACTTGCATGAGGGACAATCTTTTGGAGAGGATCATGTAGATTGCACATACTAGAAAACAAATAGTCCAAGCCTTGCTCGGATTGCTTGGTCATTTGGAGAAGATCTTCAAACTTGTTACGGGAATCTGAAATTTTTTTTCTTCATTGACAACTCCATAGGATCTATAGGTTTTTCATCTAGTATTTTATCTTCCTCATCAAAGAAAATTTCCCTACACAATAAAAACCTATATCAGGAATCTTACACATAAATCACCGGCATAATGGTATAACAAATAGGCAAAAAGACATGTACCTTTTACATCGTTTCTCCCATCTCTTCATAATATAAATCACCGGTATCTCATCTTTCTTCTCAGTTCTTAGGCTTGTATGATATGGCGGCATGGGATGCCATAGGACTCTTCAAATTTACATGAGCACTTCCAAAACATGGTTGATTTATCCAAAGTAACCACTCGTTCCTTTCCAGAATGGCTGCTAACTATCACACTTTTCATCTCTTCATTGTCGGTAATGCCTTGAATGAAACAATGGTCTCTAGCAGCTAGCAATTGAGATTGAAATTCGGCAAACACTTCATGTGTATATATCCTGCTGCACTGCTTCTCCATGGCCCATGATGTCTTCAAAGTCGGCTCACTATGCATGCTTTTATTGTCAGCTATCAATTCTCCTTGATATTGACACTCCAAAGCTGTATCAAACCTTAACCAAAACTCAACCAAGGACAATTTCCGACGAATGAAATGATTAAAAAATAAATTTGCACTCTCTGAGCGTGATGTAGTCCTAAGGACTCCTGCCAGGGGTACATCCATAAAGTACGCCGGAATCCAAGATGCACGAATCAAATACCTTGTGGAGAACCACTCATTTCCACTGAGTTGAAAATCATTGATAAAAGAAGGCCAACTACTCTCAAACTCCTCCGGAGTTTCAGATCCCCAAACACACGAGTTAAATCTATCCTAGAATTCGCGGTCCTCTGTCAAAGATGGGCTGACCTTCTCAGGTACTTTGTCCATGATA
The sequence above is drawn from the Panicum hallii strain FIL2 chromosome 7, PHallii_v3.1, whole genome shotgun sequence genome and encodes:
- the LOC112901053 gene encoding senescence-specific cysteine protease SAG39-like; its protein translation is MATRRSSAFLFAAAVLACACALGAMAARDLADHQAMVAKHEQWMAKYGRVYTDAAEKARRLEVFKANVALIESVNAGNHKFWLEANQFADLTDDEFRATRTGYKPASGKGRRTTTGFRYANVSLDDIPDSVDWRAKGAVTPIKDQGECGCCWAFSTVASMEGIVKLSTGKLISLSEQELVDCDVNGMDQGCNGGEMDDAFQFIIDNGGLTTESNYPYTASDGTCDSSKASNDAASIKGYEDVPANDEASLRKAVANQPVSVAVDGGDSHFRFYKGGVLSGTCGTELDHGIAAVGYGVASDGTKYWIMKNSWGTSWGEGGYIRMERDIADEGGLCGLAMQPSYPTA
- the LOC112901123 gene encoding senescence-specific cysteine protease SAG39-like, which encodes MAISKTAFLLAILGCTFLCSSVLAARELSDAAMVERHERWVAEYGRVYKDSAEKAQRFEVFKDNVAFIESFNAGNTKFWLAVNQFADLTNDEFKVTKVNKGLKPISTRVPNGFKYENMSVNELPTAVDWRTKGAVTPIKNQGQCGCCWAFSAVAAMEGIVKLSTGNLISLSEQELVDCDTHSMDEGCEGGWMDSAFEFVIKNGGLSTESSYPYKAVDGKCKGGSKSAATIKGHEDVPVNNEAALMKAVANQPVSVAVDAGDRTFQFYSGGVMTGSCGTELDHGIAAIGYGVETDGTKYWLLKNSWGTTWGEKGFLRMEKDISDKRGMCGLAMKPSYPTE